One Gloeothece verrucosa PCC 7822 DNA window includes the following coding sequences:
- a CDS encoding glutathione peroxidase: MLQNREGQKVPDAKFRLRVNEQWVDKTTDDLFAGKTVVVFSLPGAFTPTCSSTHLPGYNDLAAVFKENGVDDIICISVNDTFVMNEWAKDLNANNITLIPDGNAEFTEGMGMLVDKSDLGFGKRSWRYSMLVKDKVIEKMFIEPEEPGDPFKVSDADTMLNYINPNAKKNPSITLFTKVGCPYCARAKKMLQERGLEYEEIPLSKTVTTRTLTAVSGAKTVPQVFIGGNLIGGSEALEEYLKTH; encoded by the coding sequence ATGCTACAAAACCGCGAAGGTCAAAAAGTTCCCGATGCAAAATTCCGTCTGCGTGTTAACGAACAATGGGTAGACAAAACTACTGATGACCTATTTGCCGGCAAAACTGTAGTGGTGTTTTCCCTTCCGGGGGCTTTTACTCCCACCTGTTCATCGACTCACTTACCTGGATACAATGATTTAGCCGCAGTCTTCAAAGAAAATGGCGTAGATGATATTATCTGCATTTCTGTGAATGACACCTTTGTGATGAATGAATGGGCAAAAGACTTAAATGCTAACAATATTACGCTGATTCCCGATGGTAACGCCGAATTTACCGAAGGAATGGGAATGCTAGTAGATAAATCAGACCTCGGTTTTGGCAAACGTTCCTGGCGTTATTCGATGCTAGTCAAAGATAAAGTGATCGAAAAGATGTTTATTGAGCCAGAAGAACCCGGCGATCCCTTTAAGGTATCGGATGCTGACACCATGCTCAACTACATCAACCCCAACGCCAAGAAAAACCCCTCCATTACCCTATTTACAAAAGTTGGTTGTCCTTACTGCGCTCGCGCCAAGAAAATGCTCCAAGAACGGGGACTAGAATACGAAGAGATCCCCTTAAGTAAAACGGTTACCACTCGTACCTTAACGGCTGTTAGCGGCGCAAAAACCGTTCCTCAAGTTTTCATCGGGGGTAACCTGATCGGCGGCTCAGAAGCGTTAGAAGAATATCTCAAAACCCATTAA
- the dps gene encoding DNA starvation/stationary phase protection protein Dps: protein MTATIGPKSKTGRFYPTRIDLAADIRTQVVDLLNQTLAASLDLKTQVKYAHWNVKGLDFYQLHELFDELAGELEGFIDLVAERATALGGTALGTARIAAANSILPEYPFDIVDGADHVAALADRYGAYAAHLREAIATTADLGDADTSDLYTEVSREIDKRLWFLDAHLVKKEDVKN from the coding sequence ATGACAGCTACTATTGGACCTAAAAGCAAAACAGGCCGTTTTTATCCAACACGTATTGATTTAGCGGCTGACATTCGCACTCAAGTTGTTGATCTACTCAATCAAACACTGGCTGCCTCTTTAGACCTTAAAACCCAAGTCAAGTATGCCCATTGGAATGTTAAAGGGTTAGATTTTTATCAATTGCATGAGCTATTTGACGAATTAGCCGGAGAATTAGAAGGCTTTATTGACCTAGTAGCCGAACGAGCTACCGCATTAGGCGGAACGGCTTTAGGAACGGCTCGCATAGCGGCGGCTAATTCTATTCTGCCAGAATATCCCTTTGATATTGTAGATGGGGCTGACCATGTTGCCGCTTTAGCCGACCGTTATGGGGCTTATGCCGCTCATTTACGTGAAGCCATTGCTACCACTGCGGATTTAGGTGATGCAGATACATCTGATCTATATACCGAAGTTTCCCGCGAGATTGACAAGCGCTTGTGGTTCCTCGATGCTCATCTAGTCAAGAAAGAAGATGTCAAAAACTAG
- a CDS encoding DUF4278 domain-containing protein: MQLTYRGVVYPASHTNVYKVNTKLGLTYRGQTYNHCRAISVAGLPQRNLSYRGVAYRAKTLLISPVISDRNDLN; this comes from the coding sequence ATGCAATTAACCTATCGTGGCGTAGTCTACCCTGCAAGCCACACCAACGTCTATAAAGTTAATACAAAACTAGGGCTAACTTATCGAGGTCAAACTTATAACCATTGTCGTGCTATTAGCGTAGCTGGACTACCTCAGAGGAATCTTTCTTATCGTGGCGTAGCTTACCGAGCTAAAACACTACTCATTAGCCCCGTTATTTCAGATAGAAATGATCTTAATTAA
- a CDS encoding GNAT family N-acetyltransferase — MASQFQYTLIRNSTDEQTVVTLVAQCFGASLEESQDYVNNLGKESFRILCQDQEVLGSLGIYQMGQWYEGTRVPMAGIAAVGIAPQHRGRGVAYELVRQMVLELYQLKTPISVLYPATQVLYRKVGYEQGGSYCNWELPTAGLKLNDFELPISSVSPASDEIFKDIYSRKAQANNGNLDRHQALWQNILKAPEKEPIYAYLLGDKNQPEGYAIFTQHRHSDQFILSLKDWAVLTDRAAKRFWSFIAAHRSQITHVRWRGGLLEPSLLLLPEQTAKITDRMQWMLRIVDLPNALTKRGYPPALEAELHLEVTDDLLAANNGRFCLKIAQGQAEVSPGGKGEFQIDIRGLASLYTGFMSAYQLQLTGYLKATPASLATANLIFSSFNVSMPDFF, encoded by the coding sequence ATGGCATCTCAGTTTCAGTATACTTTAATCCGCAACTCGACTGATGAGCAAACAGTTGTAACACTGGTGGCTCAGTGTTTTGGTGCTTCTCTTGAGGAATCACAAGACTACGTTAACAACCTTGGGAAAGAGAGTTTTCGTATTCTGTGCCAAGATCAAGAAGTTCTTGGCAGTTTAGGAATTTATCAGATGGGGCAATGGTATGAAGGGACTCGCGTACCTATGGCCGGAATTGCGGCAGTGGGAATTGCTCCCCAACATCGAGGTAGAGGAGTAGCATACGAACTGGTGCGGCAGATGGTGCTTGAACTCTATCAATTAAAAACCCCGATTTCTGTACTTTATCCGGCGACTCAAGTTTTATATCGAAAAGTCGGCTATGAACAGGGAGGAAGTTACTGTAATTGGGAATTACCCACAGCCGGGTTAAAATTGAATGATTTTGAGCTTCCGATATCGAGCGTTAGCCCCGCCAGCGACGAAATATTTAAAGATATTTATAGCCGGAAAGCCCAAGCTAACAACGGGAATTTGGATAGACATCAAGCTCTATGGCAAAATATTCTTAAGGCTCCCGAAAAAGAGCCAATTTATGCCTATCTGTTAGGGGACAAAAATCAACCCGAAGGTTACGCTATCTTTACCCAACATCGACATTCAGACCAATTTATCCTCTCCCTCAAAGATTGGGCAGTATTGACGGATAGAGCGGCTAAACGGTTTTGGTCATTTATTGCCGCCCATCGCTCTCAAATTACTCATGTACGCTGGCGAGGCGGCTTGCTTGAGCCATCTCTGCTATTGTTACCTGAACAAACTGCCAAGATCACTGATCGGATGCAATGGATGCTTCGCATCGTTGATTTACCCAATGCTCTCACCAAGCGAGGCTATCCACCAGCCCTAGAAGCTGAGTTACATTTGGAAGTAACCGATGATTTATTAGCGGCTAATAATGGTAGATTTTGTCTAAAAATCGCTCAAGGGCAAGCAGAAGTCAGCCCAGGGGGAAAGGGTGAGTTTCAAATAGACATTAGGGGTTTAGCTTCCCTTTACACGGGTTTCATGAGTGCTTATCAATTGCAACTGACTGGATATTTGAAGGCTACGCCAGCATCATTGGCCACAGCTAATCTAATTTTTAGTAGTTTTAATGTTTCGATGCCTGATTTCTTTTAA
- a CDS encoding chloride channel protein, producing MMNKNPFTLTRFVLLWAALGIICGLFASIYWIVLAWMIQGFEQFNGWSLLLIMPLAGLIVGLGIHWLGNPGEIGLVIDNIHLHGGRLSMRENPSMILTSLFSIAAGGSAGPEAPMVQVTGSIGTWLADRFRCQGDVLRTFSLAGMASGFTVLFGAPLGGAMFAMEILHHQNVVEYTEAILPAIVASCSSYMIFVAITRLGIGPTWHFPQYAAGNIDDFVMAMGVGVIGALMGWLFIVIFRWCEHFFQSLKSPIYVQTTLAGLGLGILAALFPLTRYFGEHQLEDVIEGNFLPIMLLGLAVAKMFAIAITVTGGWRGGIIIPLFFVGACFGKALMITHPEFNEALVITCSMAAINAAVTRTPISTTLLLSKLTGFSSLAPILFASLVGFFLAPRKPFIASQLRLEGSKQP from the coding sequence ATGATGAATAAAAACCCGTTCACGCTTACTCGTTTTGTCTTGTTATGGGCGGCTCTTGGGATCATTTGTGGTCTATTTGCGTCTATTTATTGGATTGTATTGGCGTGGATGATCCAAGGGTTTGAACAGTTTAATGGCTGGTCTTTATTATTAATCATGCCGCTAGCCGGTTTAATAGTGGGTTTAGGGATTCATTGGTTAGGAAATCCCGGTGAAATTGGCTTAGTTATTGATAATATTCATCTGCATGGGGGAAGATTATCCATGCGGGAGAATCCCTCGATGATCTTAACTTCTCTGTTTAGTATTGCTGCCGGAGGAAGTGCAGGACCTGAAGCGCCAATGGTACAAGTCACTGGTTCTATAGGAACCTGGTTAGCGGATCGGTTTCGTTGTCAGGGTGACGTACTGAGGACTTTTTCACTTGCGGGTATGGCCTCGGGGTTTACGGTGTTGTTCGGCGCACCCCTGGGAGGAGCGATGTTTGCAATGGAAATTTTACATCATCAAAATGTGGTGGAGTATACAGAGGCGATTTTACCTGCGATCGTGGCGAGTTGTTCAAGTTATATGATTTTTGTGGCGATTACTCGTCTGGGAATTGGCCCAACTTGGCATTTTCCTCAATATGCGGCTGGCAATATCGATGATTTTGTCATGGCTATGGGGGTTGGTGTGATAGGGGCCTTGATGGGTTGGCTATTTATTGTTATTTTCCGTTGGTGCGAACATTTTTTTCAGTCTCTCAAGAGTCCTATTTATGTACAAACAACGTTAGCGGGTTTGGGATTGGGAATTTTAGCGGCTTTGTTTCCTCTGACTCGTTATTTTGGGGAACATCAATTAGAGGACGTTATTGAGGGAAATTTTCTTCCGATTATGCTGTTAGGGTTGGCGGTGGCTAAAATGTTTGCTATCGCTATTACCGTCACGGGAGGATGGCGAGGGGGTATTATTATTCCTCTGTTTTTTGTGGGGGCTTGTTTCGGTAAAGCGTTGATGATTACTCATCCCGAATTTAATGAGGCGTTGGTGATTACTTGTAGTATGGCGGCGATTAATGCGGCGGTGACGAGAACTCCCATTAGTACCACTTTGTTACTTTCTAAGTTAACGGGGTTTAGTTCTTTAGCGCCGATTTTGTTTGCGAGTTTGGTGGGTTTCTTTTTAGCGCCGCGAAAGCCTTTTATTGCTTCTCAGCTTCGACTTGAAGGAAGTAAGCAGCCTTAA
- a CDS encoding DNA-methyltransferase, which translates to MFDYITTNLPLFANLDKQFIVKADNLAEIHFEEANFIIHGEALDMLKRLPDGLIQTVVTSPPYYGQRDYDVENQIGIEKNTDEYINRLVEIFEEVKRVLREDGTLWINVGDKYIDGNLAGLPWRLALALRERGWILRSDIIWYKPNAMPSSVRNRPTTDHEYIFLFAKNSQYYYDADAIREPHITFSEKSKMRGGRNHLGKNGGTPEQGKNSGNSNLHRGRWDQAFHPKGRNKRTVWEVPLSKFRDAHFAVFPEKLIEPCILAGCPENGIVLDPFFGSGTVGLVAHKKGRKFIGIELNENYCEIASKRIFFR; encoded by the coding sequence GTGTTCGACTACATCACCACAAATTTACCCTTATTTGCCAATCTAGACAAACAATTTATAGTTAAGGCAGACAATCTTGCTGAGATTCATTTTGAAGAGGCTAACTTTATTATTCATGGAGAAGCTTTAGATATGTTGAAAAGGCTGCCAGATGGGTTAATACAAACGGTTGTTACAAGTCCTCCTTATTATGGTCAACGAGACTACGATGTAGAGAATCAGATAGGCATTGAAAAAAATACAGATGAATACATTAATCGTTTAGTTGAAATTTTTGAGGAGGTAAAAAGAGTTTTAAGAGAAGATGGCACATTGTGGATAAATGTAGGTGATAAGTATATAGATGGAAATTTAGCAGGTCTTCCTTGGAGACTAGCACTCGCTCTTAGAGAAAGAGGATGGATTTTAAGGTCTGATATTATATGGTATAAGCCCAATGCAATGCCTTCATCTGTTCGTAATCGTCCAACTACGGATCATGAGTACATTTTTCTCTTTGCTAAAAACTCACAGTATTATTATGATGCAGATGCTATTCGTGAGCCACATATAACTTTTTCTGAAAAAAGTAAAATGCGAGGAGGACGTAATCATTTAGGCAAAAATGGAGGAACTCCAGAACAAGGCAAGAATAGCGGTAATTCTAATTTACATAGAGGGAGATGGGATCAGGCATTTCATCCCAAAGGGAGAAATAAAAGAACAGTTTGGGAAGTCCCTTTATCCAAATTTAGAGATGCTCATTTTGCCGTGTTTCCTGAAAAACTAATAGAACCGTGTATTTTAGCAGGTTGTCCTGAAAATGGTATAGTTTTAGATCCGTTTTTTGGCTCTGGAACTGTTGGTCTAGTAGCGCATAAAAAAGGGCGTAAGTTTATAGGGATTGAACTCAATGAAAATTATTGTGAAATTGCTTCTAAGCGGATTTTTTTTAGATGA
- a CDS encoding helix-turn-helix domain-containing protein has translation MKTPDDNDIRKQFGNRLRYLRQTRGLSQEALADLCNLDRSYIGGVERGERNISLLNIKKIADALGISPKEFFDEQDSR, from the coding sequence ATGAAAACACCTGATGACAATGATATCAGGAAACAATTTGGTAATCGCCTTCGTTACCTTAGACAAACTCGTGGTTTGTCACAGGAAGCTTTAGCGGATTTATGCAATTTAGACCGTAGTTACATTGGAGGAGTAGAGCGTGGAGAAAGAAATATTAGTCTTCTTAACATCAAAAAGATTGCAGATGCTTTAGGTATTTCCCCGAAAGAATTTTTTGATGAGCAAGATTCCCGATAA
- a CDS encoding MBL fold metallo-hydrolase gives MQLTWYDSNSWLIEMAGKRILLDPWLVGPLVFGNLGWLIKGVKKTTYPIPENIDLILLSQGLEDHAHPETLKLIDRNIPVVASPNAAKVVKALGYTQVTTLDHHQSYTLANSLEIKAVPGSPIGPQLIENGYILKELETGYSLYYEPHGYHSPSLKQDAPIDVVLTPVVGITFFGVIPFLKGQKKALELCQWLQPQYILQTAAGNDTSFEGLLTSILQPEGTLEAFRPLLTENNLSTQVLELKPGEPFTPQLQQRAVTIA, from the coding sequence ATGCAGTTAACTTGGTACGATAGCAACTCTTGGCTGATTGAAATGGCCGGAAAACGCATACTCCTAGACCCTTGGTTAGTCGGCCCCTTAGTCTTTGGGAATCTTGGTTGGTTAATTAAAGGAGTCAAAAAGACCACCTATCCAATTCCGGAAAATATCGACTTAATTCTGCTTTCCCAAGGATTAGAAGACCACGCACACCCAGAAACCCTCAAACTCATAGACCGTAATATTCCCGTCGTCGCCTCTCCTAATGCCGCTAAAGTGGTCAAAGCGTTAGGCTATACTCAGGTAACAACCCTAGATCATCATCAAAGCTATACCCTTGCTAATAGCTTAGAAATTAAAGCCGTTCCCGGTTCTCCTATCGGACCTCAATTAATAGAAAATGGCTACATCCTCAAAGAACTAGAAACCGGTTACAGCTTATATTATGAACCTCATGGTTATCATTCCCCATCCCTCAAACAAGATGCGCCTATTGATGTTGTTCTTACCCCAGTAGTAGGAATAACCTTCTTTGGTGTAATACCCTTTCTCAAGGGACAAAAAAAAGCGTTAGAACTGTGTCAATGGTTGCAACCTCAATATATCTTACAAACAGCCGCCGGTAACGATACCTCTTTTGAAGGGTTATTAACCTCTATTTTGCAACCTGAAGGAACCCTTGAGGCATTTCGTCCCCTGTTAACTGAAAATAATTTATCTACCCAAGTTTTAGAATTAAAACCCGGCGAACCTTTCACCCCTCAATTACAACAACGGGCTGTGACTATTGCTTAA
- the rppA gene encoding two-component system response regulator RppA, translating to MRILLVDDQVELTQPLSLVLSREGYQVDVADNGRTGLQLALDNGYDLLILDWMLPYQSGLDICQKLRTEGKTTPVLFLTAKDTLDDRVMGLDVGADDYLVKPFQLKELLARVRALLRRSPSFDLTVTQTRFKVADLELDSDNQVAYRQGRAISLSEKEVMLLSYFMLHPSQVLTHEQIYQHLWTEKEQPNSNVLAALVRLLRRKIEAEGELPLIHTVYGKGYRFGE from the coding sequence ATGCGAATTCTGTTAGTTGATGATCAAGTAGAGTTAACTCAGCCGCTCAGTCTGGTCTTATCTCGGGAAGGATATCAGGTAGATGTGGCCGATAATGGAAGGACAGGACTTCAATTAGCCCTAGACAATGGTTATGATTTACTCATTCTAGATTGGATGCTGCCTTACCAGTCGGGGCTAGACATTTGTCAGAAGTTGCGAACAGAAGGAAAGACGACCCCGGTTTTGTTTCTGACAGCTAAGGATACTCTAGATGACCGGGTTATGGGGTTAGATGTGGGCGCAGATGATTATTTAGTCAAACCCTTTCAATTAAAGGAGTTATTAGCCCGAGTGCGGGCGTTATTGCGGCGTTCTCCCAGTTTTGATCTCACAGTCACTCAAACCCGATTTAAAGTTGCGGACCTTGAACTTGATAGCGATAATCAAGTAGCCTATCGTCAAGGGCGGGCCATTAGCTTATCGGAAAAAGAAGTGATGCTACTGTCCTATTTTATGCTTCACCCGAGTCAAGTTTTAACCCATGAGCAAATTTACCAACACTTATGGACAGAAAAAGAGCAACCCAATAGTAATGTATTAGCGGCACTGGTGCGGCTACTCAGGCGCAAAATTGAAGCGGAGGGAGAACTTCCCCTCATTCATACCGTCTATGGTAAAGGCTATCGCTTTGGAGAATAA
- the hisG gene encoding ATP phosphoribosyltransferase, whose amino-acid sequence MITIALPKGALLSDSIALFKQVGLDFSAFLDSSNRQLQISDPTHTAKALLVRAQDVPVYVEYGQAQLGIVGYDVLLEKTPKVANLADLKFGSCRMSVAVPVNSPYRRSLELPPNGRVASKFVHCAKEYFRRLDLPVEIIPLYGSVELGPITGMSDAIVDLVSTGRTLRENGLVEIDVLFESTARLIAHPLSYRLNLDHLDQWVNKLRQPSQIETAVTA is encoded by the coding sequence ATGATTACGATCGCATTACCGAAAGGTGCCCTTTTATCCGACAGCATCGCCCTATTTAAACAGGTTGGCCTAGATTTTAGCGCCTTTCTTGACTCCAGCAATCGACAACTGCAAATTAGCGACCCCACCCATACCGCTAAAGCTTTATTAGTCAGGGCGCAAGATGTCCCCGTCTATGTAGAATACGGTCAAGCTCAGTTGGGAATTGTGGGCTATGATGTTTTATTAGAAAAGACTCCCAAGGTGGCTAATTTAGCCGATCTCAAATTTGGTTCTTGTCGAATGTCAGTGGCGGTTCCCGTCAATAGTCCTTATCGTCGTTCGCTAGAACTTCCGCCTAATGGTCGAGTGGCCTCTAAATTTGTCCATTGTGCTAAAGAATACTTTCGCCGCTTAGACCTCCCCGTAGAAATTATTCCTCTTTATGGTTCAGTAGAATTAGGACCTATTACAGGTATGTCTGATGCGATCGTTGACCTAGTTTCTACAGGGCGTACGTTACGAGAAAATGGCTTAGTAGAAATTGATGTCTTGTTTGAAAGTACGGCTAGATTAATTGCTCATCCTTTGAGTTATCGTCTAAATTTAGATCACCTTGATCAATGGGTAAATAAATTGCGTCAACCCAGTCAGATAGAAACAGCAGTTACAGCTTAA
- a CDS encoding nucleoside deaminase, with protein MSDIHHQFMAEAIALSFEGMRLGKGGPFGAVIVKEHKIIAKGYNQVTSTNDPTAHAEVVAIRQACQLLQTFELKGCELYTSCEPCPMCLAAIYWASVDKVYYANTKVDAAQIGFDDNFIDQEIKLPINKRKMPMIQLRQDEALKAFQEWADKEDKIEY; from the coding sequence ATGTCAGATATTCATCATCAATTTATGGCAGAAGCTATTGCCCTATCCTTTGAAGGAATGCGGCTAGGAAAAGGCGGGCCATTCGGAGCAGTCATTGTCAAAGAACATAAAATTATCGCCAAAGGCTACAATCAAGTTACCTCAACCAACGATCCCACTGCTCATGCTGAAGTGGTAGCTATTCGTCAAGCCTGTCAACTTTTACAAACATTTGAGCTAAAAGGATGTGAACTTTATACCAGTTGTGAACCTTGTCCCATGTGTTTAGCGGCGATTTATTGGGCAAGCGTCGATAAAGTTTATTACGCCAATACTAAAGTTGATGCCGCGCAAATAGGCTTTGACGATAATTTTATTGATCAAGAAATTAAATTACCGATCAATAAACGAAAAATGCCCATGATTCAACTCAGACAAGATGAGGCTTTAAAAGCCTTTCAAGAATGGGCAGATAAAGAGGATAAAATAGAATACTAA
- a CDS encoding response regulator encodes MRILIVEDDPLMQLGLEQALSDHDDLEIVGQAEDGYSGVQKALELNPDLIVMDIGLPRLDGIAATKQIKEELPHVHVVMLTSHTQQTEVVAALSSGADAYCVKGASLDRLMAAIDAAKDGATYLDPQIARLVLGNLKAPAPQQNLKISNLSERELEVLKLIVEGKSNNEIAEELYLSTNTIKTHVRGIMNKLAVDDRVQAAVVALRSGLV; translated from the coding sequence ATGCGGATTTTAATTGTCGAAGATGACCCTTTAATGCAATTAGGTTTAGAACAAGCCCTCAGCGATCACGATGATCTCGAAATTGTCGGACAGGCCGAAGATGGATATAGTGGAGTACAAAAAGCTCTTGAACTCAATCCAGATCTGATTGTTATGGATATTGGCTTACCTCGCTTAGATGGAATTGCCGCCACTAAGCAAATTAAGGAGGAATTGCCTCATGTTCATGTGGTGATGTTGACTTCTCATACCCAACAGACAGAAGTGGTAGCGGCTTTATCGAGTGGCGCAGATGCTTATTGTGTTAAAGGAGCTAGTTTAGATCGCTTGATGGCGGCTATTGATGCGGCTAAGGATGGAGCAACTTATCTTGATCCCCAAATTGCTCGTTTGGTGTTAGGTAATCTTAAAGCACCAGCCCCCCAACAAAATCTCAAGATTTCTAACCTTTCTGAGCGAGAGTTAGAAGTTTTAAAGTTAATTGTAGAAGGGAAAAGTAATAATGAAATTGCTGAAGAACTCTATCTAAGTACCAATACCATTAAAACTCATGTGCGGGGAATTATGAATAAATTGGCGGTGGATGATCGCGTTCAAGCCGCAGTGGTTGCCCTGCGTTCGGGCTTAGTCTAA
- a CDS encoding MASE1 domain-containing protein: MASDLIRMRENPIKIVTVAIAYLSMGWLTQKIDATGFTASPIWFAAGLALSALLIWGEQVWIGIFLGDLLLSCILGASWIIGLASAIGSTLSAILAARWLRQCKFSLTLGRIRDIILLVVLAAIISPIVNATIDSTVRLWTGHLSWKLFAQQWWLLCLGDCTGVLVFTPFLLRLTIDGWGLLKRQPRQRLTEAAICVGLLLGVGWVVFGYKEVAKTPFEESLASVQYLEYLPFPLMVWAALRFQTWGAVTANLVVAILALIGALEGVGAFVIQTPTLSQAVLLLQMFIAIVTTTSLFLSAAVSERERAEKQLRATLEREYLISDIALRIRQSLDLNHIFQTTVTEIRNFLNADRVYIGYIPPDEPIKIVAESVVGGYQSLLGLTFPDEFCQAVKSLLAEQEFLIVDNVNQVAPPLILQQYFNHSQIKAALIVPLMANHQQLGVLVVHQCSRIRYWQKSEIKLLEQLATQVSIAIQQAQLYYQVQQFNTNLETQVKERTQELQEKVQEIEQLYQMKNVFLQAVSHDLRTSIMGLMMLLKNLQNRAGDNISISRSILERIVSSGDRQLTLINALSEDHFSEHRSLVLHCQPLSLRDLAENLINDWQPLFRQNQIRFTNLIPANLPNIQADPQQIRSVLDNLLTNALKHNPPGITISLEATLDQGMICCKVSDDGVGMDQQQCQSLFRLYVRSLYNTRRTGIGLGSYQCRQIIEAHGGKIGVNSTPGIGSQFWFTLPIAESSTSSAQFGAYIN; the protein is encoded by the coding sequence ATGGCTTCAGACTTAATCCGAATGCGTGAAAACCCGATTAAAATTGTTACTGTGGCGATCGCCTATTTGAGTATGGGTTGGCTAACTCAAAAGATTGATGCTACAGGGTTTACAGCGTCTCCTATTTGGTTTGCGGCGGGATTAGCTCTTAGCGCTCTTTTAATTTGGGGAGAACAAGTCTGGATCGGCATTTTTTTAGGGGATTTGTTATTAAGTTGTATTTTAGGAGCATCTTGGATAATTGGGTTAGCCTCTGCTATAGGCAGTACCCTGTCTGCTATTTTAGCGGCTAGATGGTTACGTCAGTGCAAATTTTCTCTTACTTTAGGACGAATCCGAGATATTATTCTTTTGGTTGTGTTGGCTGCTATTATATCTCCTATTGTTAATGCAACCATAGATAGTACAGTCCGCCTGTGGACAGGACACCTAAGCTGGAAATTATTTGCTCAACAGTGGTGGTTACTCTGTTTAGGAGACTGTACAGGAGTTTTAGTGTTTACTCCCTTTTTATTGCGGCTGACTATTGATGGTTGGGGACTGCTCAAAAGACAACCTCGTCAACGTTTAACCGAAGCCGCCATTTGTGTAGGATTACTTTTAGGAGTGGGTTGGGTCGTTTTTGGCTACAAAGAGGTGGCAAAAACTCCTTTCGAAGAAAGTTTAGCCAGTGTTCAATATTTAGAATATCTTCCTTTTCCTTTGATGGTTTGGGCGGCTTTACGGTTCCAAACTTGGGGGGCTGTAACCGCTAATCTTGTGGTGGCTATTTTAGCGCTTATTGGAGCTTTAGAAGGCGTGGGAGCCTTTGTAATTCAAACCCCAACGCTCTCTCAAGCGGTTTTATTGCTGCAAATGTTTATTGCTATTGTGACCACCACTTCCCTATTTTTATCGGCGGCTGTTTCTGAACGTGAACGGGCTGAAAAACAATTGAGAGCCACTTTAGAGCGAGAATATTTAATCAGTGATATTGCCTTACGTATTCGTCAATCTTTGGATTTAAACCATATTTTTCAGACGACTGTCACAGAAATCCGTAACTTTTTAAATGCGGATCGAGTTTATATCGGTTATATTCCGCCTGATGAACCTATTAAAATTGTCGCTGAATCGGTTGTAGGAGGTTATCAATCTTTATTAGGATTAACTTTTCCGGATGAATTTTGTCAAGCTGTTAAATCTTTATTGGCTGAACAAGAATTTTTAATTGTTGATAATGTCAATCAGGTTGCTCCGCCTCTAATTTTACAGCAATATTTTAACCATAGTCAGATTAAAGCCGCTTTAATTGTGCCTTTGATGGCCAATCATCAACAGTTAGGCGTTTTGGTTGTTCATCAATGTTCTCGGATTCGTTACTGGCAAAAAAGTGAAATAAAATTATTAGAACAACTCGCCACACAAGTTAGTATTGCCATCCAACAAGCCCAACTTTATTATCAGGTACAACAATTTAATACGAATTTGGAAACACAAGTTAAAGAACGTACCCAAGAACTTCAAGAAAAAGTTCAAGAAATTGAACAATTATATCAGATGAAAAATGTTTTTTTACAAGCAGTTTCTCATGATTTAAGAACCTCAATAATGGGGTTAATGATGCTATTAAAAAATTTACAAAATCGTGCCGGAGATAATATTTCTATCTCTCGTTCTATTTTAGAGAGAATTGTCAGCAGTGGGGACCGTCAGTTAACTTTAATTAATGCGCTTTCGGAAGATCATTTTTCTGAACATCGTTCTCTTGTGCTTCATTGTCAACCCTTATCCCTGCGAGATTTAGCCGAAAATCTTATTAATGACTGGCAACCTTTATTTCGACAAAATCAAATAAGATTCACGAATTTAATTCCTGCAAATTTACCCAATATCCAGGCAGATCCGCAGCAAATTAGATCTGTATTAGATAATCTGTTAACCAATGCTCTTAAACATAACCCGCCGGGGATTACCATCAGTCTTGAAGCTACCCTAGATCAAGGAATGATTTGCTGTAAAGTATCTGATGATGGGGTAGGTATGGATCAGCAACAATGTCAGTCTCTTTTTAGATTATATGTCCGAAGTCTTTATAATACTCGCCGCACAGGAATAGGATTAGGCTCTTATCAGTGTCGGCAAATTATTGAAGCTCATGGGGGAAAAATAGGCGTTAATAGTACCCCAGGAATAGGTTCTCAGTTTTGGTTTACTTTGCCCATTGCTGAATCATCTACATCATCGGCTCAATTTGGAGCATACATTAATTAA